The DNA window GGTGACTAGCGGCACAGATCCTCGAGTTTGGCGGCCAGTGCTGCGGCGTCAccgtcgacctcaacaCGCTTCAACCGGCCTGTTGCACCAGCTACAACACGTACTGCACTCTTGGGCACTCCGAGAGCCTTGGCTAGAATCGCAGTGATGTTCTTGTTCGCAGCTCCgtcggctggcggcgcggtcgtCGCGACGCTCACAGCCGTGCCTTCCCCCGGGAGATCGACGAGACCGCGCACAGCGTTTGTGCTGGAACGTGGCGTTGCGCGAACGCGCAACGCAACACCGGTAGGGAGGGCGCGCCAGGCGGACATGTCGTCTTGGGTCGGCTtggaaggcgaggaagatgagcgGCCCTTGCGCATAGGAAAATACGAACTGAATAAAAGAGGGGTGTGAAACGTCAATTGATGGCAACCAACATTGGGCCAACAGGGGGGTGGACACTGACACGCCAATGCCATCAGCCACACCTCACTTAACCCCCCTCGCCGATCATATACGATAGCGCCGACGCACTGCACCCCGTCGCCCCACACGGCC is part of the Cutaneotrichosporon cavernicola HIS019 DNA, chromosome: 7a genome and encodes:
- a CDS encoding uncharacterized protein (DUF167); protein product: MRKGRSSSSPSKPTQDDMSAWRALPTGVALRVRATPRSSTNAVRGLVDLPGEGTAVSVATTAPPADGAANKNITAILAKALGVPKSAVRVVAGATGRLKRVEVDGDAAALAAKLEDLCR